A stretch of Crossiella cryophila DNA encodes these proteins:
- a CDS encoding VOC family protein yields MAIELNHTIVHATDKKVAAEFLTGLLGLPDAVPFGPFLAVELSNQVTLDYLDVEGTPVPNHYAFMISETEFDEIYGRITERGLDHWADPTQTRPNEINTNDGGRGVYFLGPDGHVLEIITRPYGSGE; encoded by the coding sequence ATGGCAATCGAACTGAACCACACCATCGTCCACGCCACCGACAAGAAGGTCGCGGCGGAGTTCCTCACCGGGCTGCTCGGACTGCCGGACGCCGTGCCGTTCGGGCCTTTCCTGGCGGTGGAACTGTCCAATCAGGTCACGCTCGACTACCTGGACGTCGAGGGCACCCCTGTTCCCAACCACTACGCGTTCATGATCAGCGAGACCGAGTTCGACGAGATCTACGGCCGGATCACCGAGCGCGGCCTGGACCACTGGGCCGACCCGACGCAGACCCGGCCGAATGAGATCAACACCAACGACGGCGGGCGCGGGGTGTACTTCCTCGGGCCGGACGGGCACGTGCTGGAGATCATCACCCGCCCGTACGGCAGCGGGGAGTGA
- a CDS encoding MarR family winged helix-turn-helix transcriptional regulator, translating into MTNTPPPDETDSGVPEWAKVIPGLDPAVEGVVDRLHLASRYLERLAAECAAPQGLSSADYEILARLYWVGPPHQLTPTQLAAGTLSPATTITSRLERLQKAGLIIRSVSGNDRRSTPAELTAEGQRIFLSVVTEQARREREAISPLGPTELAELEHLLRRLMFVLEQSLGPAPRRARLAEEAAPRRK; encoded by the coding sequence GTGACGAACACGCCGCCGCCTGATGAGACCGACTCCGGGGTGCCCGAGTGGGCGAAGGTCATCCCCGGCCTCGACCCCGCCGTGGAGGGCGTGGTCGACCGGCTGCACCTGGCCAGCCGCTACCTGGAACGACTGGCCGCGGAATGCGCCGCGCCGCAGGGGCTCAGCTCGGCCGACTACGAGATCCTGGCCCGGCTGTACTGGGTCGGCCCGCCGCATCAGCTCACCCCGACCCAGCTCGCCGCCGGCACGCTCAGCCCGGCCACCACGATCACCAGCCGCCTGGAACGCCTGCAGAAGGCCGGGCTGATCATCCGCTCGGTCAGCGGAAACGACCGCCGCTCCACCCCGGCCGAGCTGACCGCGGAAGGCCAGCGGATCTTCCTTTCCGTGGTCACCGAACAGGCCCGACGGGAGCGGGAGGCGATCAGCCCGCTGGGCCCGACCGAACTGGCCGAGCTGGAGCACCTGCTGCGGAGGCTGATGTTCGTGCTGGAACAGAGCCTCGGCCCGGCGCCCCGCCGCGCGCGCCTGGCTGAGGAAGCTGCCCCGCGGCGGAAGTAG
- a CDS encoding response regulator transcription factor yields the protein MAGETHRVLVVEDELTIASSIAVRLRAEGFAVELAHDGPAAVAKAAELDPDLVVLDIMLPGFDGLEVCRRIQARRAVPVLMLTARDDETDLLVGLAVGADDYLTKPFSIRELAARVHALLRRVERAAQARTAGVTLRVGDLEIDPVERRVHRAGTEVHLTPTEFELLTRLAERPRAVLPREQLLAEVWGFAGPAATRTVDSHVKALRRKLGSDVIRTVHGIGYALETP from the coding sequence ATGGCAGGGGAAACGCACCGGGTGCTGGTGGTCGAGGACGAGTTGACCATCGCCAGCTCCATCGCGGTCCGGCTGCGGGCCGAGGGCTTCGCGGTGGAGCTGGCGCACGACGGGCCGGCCGCGGTGGCCAAGGCCGCCGAGCTGGACCCGGACCTGGTGGTGCTGGACATCATGCTGCCCGGCTTCGACGGGCTGGAGGTGTGCAGGCGGATCCAGGCCAGGCGCGCGGTGCCGGTGCTGATGCTCACCGCGCGGGACGACGAGACCGACCTGCTGGTCGGGCTGGCCGTCGGCGCGGATGACTACCTGACCAAACCGTTCTCCATCCGGGAGCTGGCCGCCCGGGTGCACGCGCTGCTCCGGCGGGTGGAACGGGCCGCGCAGGCCCGCACCGCCGGGGTGACGCTGCGGGTGGGGGACCTCGAGATCGACCCGGTGGAACGGCGGGTGCACCGGGCCGGGACCGAGGTCCACCTCACCCCGACCGAGTTCGAGCTGCTGACCAGGCTGGCCGAGCGGCCGCGTGCGGTGCTGCCCCGCGAGCAACTGCTCGCCGAGGTGTGGGGCTTCGCCGGACCGGCGGCCACCCGCACCGTGGACAGTCACGTGAAAGCGTTGCGGCGCAAGCTCGGCAGCGATGTGATCCGCACCGTGCACGGTATCGGCTACGCGCTGGAGACGCCGTGA
- a CDS encoding RNA polymerase sigma factor, whose product MAEDEDLVPRIGHDREALAELYRRHVRALLGYAGRRLGNPTDAADLVAAVFLEVIRTAGRYDPARGTPRAWLFGIAATLIAAHGRSRGREARALQRVYGRRELSPEDHGELAGRIDAARSAELLQHAVDALSPAERELFLLVAMDGLSAAEAGSVLGIAPAAARMRLARARRKLRAALPDPVLALVGSL is encoded by the coding sequence ATGGCGGAGGACGAGGACCTGGTGCCGCGCATCGGCCACGACCGGGAAGCGCTGGCCGAGCTGTACCGTCGGCACGTGCGTGCCCTGCTCGGTTACGCCGGGCGCAGGCTCGGTAACCCGACCGACGCCGCCGACCTGGTGGCGGCGGTGTTCCTCGAGGTCATCCGCACCGCAGGCCGCTACGACCCGGCTCGCGGCACGCCGAGGGCCTGGCTGTTCGGTATCGCGGCCACCCTGATCGCCGCGCACGGCCGGTCCAGGGGCCGTGAGGCCAGGGCGTTGCAGCGGGTCTACGGCCGCCGCGAACTGAGCCCGGAGGACCACGGCGAACTGGCCGGGCGGATCGACGCCGCGCGCAGCGCCGAACTGCTGCAACACGCCGTCGACGCGCTCAGCCCGGCCGAACGCGAGCTGTTCCTGCTGGTCGCGATGGACGGACTGAGCGCGGCCGAGGCCGGATCGGTGCTCGGCATCGCCCCGGCCGCGGCCCGGATGCGCCTGGCCAGGGCCCGCCGCAAACTCCGCGCCGCGCTGCCCGATCCGGTGCTCGCGCTGGTGGGCTCACTATGA
- a CDS encoding M1 family metallopeptidase, whose amino-acid sequence MNHQPYFPHHGNEGYRVRHYDLDLDYRPNSHRLTGRASVIAVAEQALPSIVLDFGRFRVDRVLVDGKRPAKWSHANGKLRLRPARPLAPGAEFTVEVRYAGPPHPVRSAFGEIGWDQLTDGAIVASQPTGAPSWFPCDDRPGSKATYRIAVTAPSEYTVFANGRLRSVKEHGGSATWVHHQSAPMPSYLATVQIGRYEILELPGPVHQPAGVPAALESLFRHDFARQPEMLRVFQELFGPYPFEEYAVVVADDELDVPIEAQGLSVFGRNHLDGRRGHERLVAHELAHQWFGNSLTLADWRDIWLHEGFACYAEWLWFEFADGVPASVPAQRFMRKLAGLPQDLVIGDPGPARMFDDQVYDRGALTLHTLRRHIGDPAFFKLLKEWTATHRHGSVRTADFIALAQRHCAHPLDGLFRKWLFEPALPPAV is encoded by the coding sequence GTGAACCACCAGCCCTACTTCCCCCACCACGGCAACGAGGGGTACCGGGTCCGGCACTACGACCTGGACCTGGACTACCGCCCCAACTCGCACCGGCTGACCGGCCGGGCCAGCGTGATCGCGGTCGCCGAGCAGGCGCTGCCGTCGATCGTGCTGGACTTCGGCCGGTTCCGGGTGGACCGGGTGCTCGTGGACGGCAAGCGGCCGGCCAAGTGGTCGCACGCCAACGGCAAGCTCCGGCTGCGCCCGGCCAGGCCGCTGGCCCCTGGCGCGGAGTTCACCGTGGAGGTCCGCTACGCCGGTCCGCCGCATCCGGTGCGCAGCGCGTTCGGCGAGATCGGCTGGGACCAGCTCACCGACGGCGCCATCGTGGCCAGCCAGCCCACCGGCGCGCCGAGCTGGTTCCCGTGCGATGACCGCCCCGGATCCAAGGCCACCTACCGGATCGCGGTGACCGCGCCCAGCGAGTACACCGTCTTCGCCAACGGCAGGCTGCGCTCGGTCAAGGAGCACGGCGGCAGCGCCACCTGGGTGCACCACCAGTCCGCGCCGATGCCCAGCTACCTCGCCACCGTCCAAATCGGACGGTACGAGATCCTGGAGCTGCCAGGGCCGGTGCACCAGCCCGCCGGGGTGCCCGCGGCGCTGGAATCGTTGTTCCGGCACGACTTCGCGCGTCAGCCGGAGATGCTGCGGGTGTTCCAGGAGCTGTTCGGCCCTTACCCGTTCGAGGAATACGCGGTGGTGGTCGCCGACGACGAGCTGGACGTGCCGATCGAGGCGCAGGGCCTGTCCGTGTTCGGCCGCAACCATCTGGACGGCCGACGCGGGCACGAACGCCTGGTGGCGCACGAGCTGGCGCACCAGTGGTTCGGCAACAGCCTCACCCTGGCCGACTGGCGGGACATCTGGCTGCACGAGGGTTTCGCCTGCTACGCGGAATGGCTGTGGTTCGAGTTCGCCGACGGGGTGCCCGCATCCGTGCCGGCGCAACGGTTCATGCGCAAGCTGGCCGGACTGCCACAGGACCTGGTGATCGGTGATCCCGGCCCGGCCCGGATGTTCGACGACCAGGTGTACGACCGGGGCGCGCTGACCCTGCACACGCTGCGGCGGCACATCGGCGATCCGGCGTTCTTCAAGCTGCTCAAGGAATGGACCGCCACCCACCGGCACGGCTCGGTGCGCACCGCGGACTTCATCGCGCTGGCCCAGCGGCACTGCGCGCACCCGCTGGACGGGTTGTTCCGCAAGTGGCTGTTCGAACCGGCGCTGCCCCCGGCGGTGTGA
- a CDS encoding poly-gamma-glutamate hydrolase family protein, producing MSTASRRTFLSLAAATAIPVLAARPAPAADKYPSNTALYADPDLVEGIDYARRYRRPERFDDDLRQRFPFPDTAILAPHGGGIEGGTSELCHAIGGYHPGTLEPTPADGPRYDLWMFEGIRPADNSELHVTSAHCDDPVARALAGGARRALGVHGCSPAQLGLPAGARAVLVGGRDDPLRQALLNRLAAAGFQAVDGVGHPTLSGRDPENIANRTLSGGGGQLELTTGLRDAMFGTNTRPERRYTTTQVFWDFVSAVRVAIADVALTSS from the coding sequence ATGAGCACCGCGAGCAGGAGAACCTTCCTCAGCCTGGCGGCCGCGACCGCGATCCCGGTCCTGGCCGCCCGGCCCGCGCCGGCGGCGGACAAGTACCCGTCCAACACCGCGCTCTACGCCGACCCTGATCTGGTGGAGGGCATCGACTACGCCCGCCGGTACCGCAGGCCGGAACGCTTCGACGACGACCTGCGGCAGCGGTTTCCGTTCCCGGACACCGCGATCCTGGCCCCGCACGGCGGCGGGATCGAGGGCGGCACCTCCGAGCTGTGCCACGCCATCGGCGGCTACCACCCCGGCACCCTGGAACCCACGCCGGCGGACGGGCCGCGGTATGACCTGTGGATGTTCGAGGGCATCCGCCCCGCCGACAACAGCGAACTGCACGTGACCTCCGCGCACTGCGACGATCCGGTGGCGCGGGCGCTGGCCGGTGGCGCGCGGCGGGCGCTGGGCGTGCACGGCTGCTCCCCCGCCCAGCTCGGCCTGCCTGCCGGGGCGCGGGCGGTGCTGGTCGGCGGGCGGGACGACCCGCTCCGGCAGGCACTGCTGAACCGGTTGGCGGCGGCCGGTTTCCAGGCCGTGGACGGGGTGGGCCACCCGACGCTGTCCGGGCGGGATCCGGAGAACATCGCCAACCGCACGCTCAGCGGTGGCGGCGGCCAGCTCGAACTCACCACCGGCCTGCGGGATGCCATGTTCGGCACCAACACCCGGCCGGAACGCCGGTACACCACCACGCAGGTCTTCTGGGACTTCGTCTCCGCCGTCCGGGTGGCGATCGCGGATGTGGCGTTGACCTCCAGTTAG
- a CDS encoding C40 family peptidase — MSRVHAVLRRFTVALLAFAAAGSLAVGLAPSAAAGPHYPWQDPGRARAFTEAAVTQHGLSYCWGGGNENGPTFGTPDSRCNNSTGAGFDCSGLVHHALAKAGRNPGDHNADFYGKNLGTIVNDGSRKPGDLLFYDWGNDGQYDHVMIYLGLNRDNNKIEIIEANGDRGLTAATGHRVRFFGLTAPHRVRRIAF, encoded by the coding sequence ATGTCCCGAGTTCACGCTGTGCTGCGCCGGTTCACCGTCGCCCTGCTCGCCTTCGCCGCCGCCGGTTCGCTGGCCGTCGGCCTGGCCCCCTCGGCCGCCGCCGGACCGCACTACCCGTGGCAGGACCCTGGCCGGGCCAGGGCGTTCACCGAGGCCGCGGTCACCCAGCACGGGCTGTCCTACTGCTGGGGCGGCGGCAACGAGAACGGCCCCACCTTCGGCACCCCCGACTCCAGGTGCAACAACAGCACCGGCGCCGGTTTCGACTGCTCCGGCCTGGTGCACCACGCGCTGGCCAAGGCAGGCCGCAACCCGGGCGACCACAACGCCGACTTCTACGGCAAGAACCTCGGCACGATCGTCAACGACGGCAGCCGCAAGCCTGGTGACCTGCTCTTCTACGACTGGGGCAACGACGGCCAGTACGACCACGTGATGATCTACCTTGGCCTCAACCGGGACAACAACAAGATCGAGATCATCGAGGCCAACGGCGATCGCGGCCTGACCGCGGCCACCGGGCACCGGGTGCGCTTCTTCGGGCTGACCGCCCCGCACCGGGTCCGCCGGATCGCGTTCTGA
- the lepB gene encoding signal peptidase I has translation MTGNEDETSPVRAGWRLPLVICVLGLVLAFVGIGVLANRYDRFRVETSSMENTLATGKRAITRPVTDGGASVQRGDVVVFDPNESGWPGREPGEQLVKRVVGIGGDSVICCDLDGRLQVNGRTITETYLRTDDPATGGKHQPQRFTVRVPQDRMLLLGDYRGNSRDSRAYLDNEFKGSVPRSAIKAVVVAVVTPGEGVRQVSPSPVFTDAGLAGAAATDYGYRYAFWTIVTGALLVIITLLWLAVVGALAWRRRRRQPVLSP, from the coding sequence ATGACCGGCAACGAGGACGAGACTTCGCCGGTCCGGGCGGGCTGGCGGCTGCCGCTGGTGATCTGCGTGCTGGGCCTGGTGCTGGCCTTCGTCGGCATCGGCGTGCTGGCCAACCGCTATGACCGGTTCCGGGTGGAGACCTCCTCGATGGAGAACACCCTGGCCACCGGCAAGCGGGCGATCACCAGGCCGGTGACCGACGGCGGCGCCTCGGTACAGCGCGGGGACGTGGTGGTCTTCGACCCGAACGAGAGTGGCTGGCCCGGCCGGGAACCCGGCGAGCAGCTGGTCAAACGGGTGGTCGGCATTGGCGGCGACAGCGTGATCTGCTGCGATCTGGACGGCCGGTTGCAGGTCAACGGTCGCACCATCACCGAGACCTACCTGCGCACCGACGATCCGGCCACCGGCGGCAAGCATCAGCCGCAGCGGTTCACCGTGCGGGTGCCGCAGGACCGGATGCTGCTGCTCGGCGACTACCGCGGCAACTCCCGTGATTCCCGCGCCTACCTGGACAACGAGTTCAAGGGCTCGGTGCCGCGCAGCGCGATCAAGGCCGTGGTGGTCGCGGTGGTCACCCCGGGCGAGGGCGTGCGGCAGGTCTCGCCGAGCCCGGTGTTCACCGACGCCGGACTGGCCGGGGCCGCGGCCACCGACTATGGCTACCGGTACGCGTTCTGGACCATCGTGACCGGGGCGCTGCTGGTGATCATCACCCTGCTGTGGCTGGCCGTCGTCGGCGCGCTGGCCTGGCGGCGCCGACGACGGCAGCCGGTGCTCAGCCCTTGA
- a CDS encoding L,D-transpeptidase family protein: MGGRGRYLVGALLAAAVGGTGVAAYTVLTPQGPVTVAEQPVTVQPQAAPVPVNEVAPPPAAPLAEGARGPEVLAAQKVLADQGYQVREVNGVFDTETRHAVIAFQKVHELERTGIIEAATAAALRHPVRPVPQARKGFRVEVDLAKQVTYFLDGNGAIERVYDSSTGRDQPGKHTPTGEFTVTRQINGWRYARLGPMWRPSYIGQGGSDQGIAFHGGEPVETWPASNGCIRMTDPSVNETFALLRVGTKVLVHP; this comes from the coding sequence GTGGGCGGACGCGGGCGATACCTGGTCGGTGCGTTGCTGGCGGCGGCGGTCGGCGGGACGGGCGTGGCCGCCTACACCGTGCTGACCCCGCAGGGTCCGGTGACCGTGGCGGAACAGCCGGTGACCGTGCAGCCGCAGGCCGCGCCGGTGCCGGTGAACGAGGTCGCGCCGCCGCCGGCCGCCCCGCTGGCCGAGGGCGCGCGCGGGCCCGAGGTGCTCGCGGCGCAGAAGGTGCTGGCCGATCAGGGCTACCAGGTGCGCGAGGTGAACGGCGTCTTCGACACCGAGACGCGGCACGCGGTGATCGCCTTCCAGAAGGTGCACGAGCTGGAGCGGACCGGGATCATCGAGGCCGCCACCGCGGCCGCGCTGCGGCACCCGGTGCGGCCGGTTCCCCAGGCCCGCAAGGGTTTCCGGGTCGAGGTGGACCTGGCCAAGCAGGTCACCTACTTCCTGGACGGCAACGGCGCGATCGAGCGCGTCTACGACTCCTCCACCGGCCGGGACCAGCCGGGCAAGCACACCCCGACCGGGGAGTTCACCGTCACCCGGCAGATCAACGGCTGGCGCTACGCCCGGCTCGGCCCGATGTGGCGGCCCTCCTACATCGGCCAGGGTGGCAGCGACCAGGGAATCGCCTTCCACGGCGGGGAACCGGTGGAGACCTGGCCTGCCAGCAACGGTTGTATCCGGATGACCGATCCGAGTGTCAACGAGACGTTCGCGCTGCTGCGAGTGGGTACGAAGGTGCTCGTGCACCCGTGA
- a CDS encoding Pls/PosA family non-ribosomal peptide synthetase, which yields MTAVDESLFAPTTIPLVPAVFRAGATPAERTLLDILNTTARRHPTAPAVDDGSTTLTYRALLAEVESVRQRLAAHGIGRGDRVGVRIPSGTNELYVGILGVLAAGAAYVPVDAEDPDERAELVFGEAVVCAVLGANGTLTPHATPGGSVGAPTLDDDAWIIFTSGSTGKPKGVAVSHRSAAAFVDAEAGLFLTEEPIGPGDRVLAGLSVAFDASCEEMWLAWRHGACLVSAPRSLVRTGMDLGPWLVRNEITVVSTVPTLAALWPAECLDDVRLLIFGGEACPPELAERVAVEGREVWNTYGPTEATVVACAAPLTGTPPVRIGLPLDGWELAVVDAAGQVVAMGETGELVIGGVGLARYLDPAKDAEKYAPLPALGWDRAYRSGDLVRAEAEGLLFLGRADEQVKLGGRRIELGEVDAALQALPGIAGAAAAVRNTKGGNQILVGYLALASAEEPFDKAAALERLRSALPAALVPLLAVVDTLPTRTSGKVDRDALPWPLTTDELPGAAPQLAGTQAWLAEQWTEILGLPPESADADFFASGGGSLAAAQLISLVRRSYPGSSVSDLYQHSTLAQLAARLDELGAEEATVRVVKSTPRRASLVQLLVLLPLLTLVGLRWIVALAALNNVLNLFGSYTWAPTISWWWVGAGAALLFSPPGRIAIAAGGARILLRRLRPGSYPRGGSVHLRLWAADRLAVLSGAGKLSGGWITTYAKALGVRIGADVDLHAAPPVTGMLKLGKGCAVEPEVDLAGHWLDGDVVHVGRIRIGAGAVIGSRSTVFPGARIGKRAEIAAGSVVRGSVPAGQHWGGVPATRSSKPKSKRPNKTAARSRRWSFLYGSTSLGLDLLPVLAVLPAIALLGWFVADDTTLSGAIGSALLAAPLAAIAYLATTALFVLVGVRLFSLGLHAGYHPVHGRIAWQAWTVERLMNHSRSALFPFYASLFTPVWLRMLGMKVGRRVEASTVLALPSLTTVADGAFLADDTMVGSYELGGGWLRIDEVRIGKRAFLGNSGMTAPGRSVPNRGLVGVLSAAPKRAKAGSSYLGMPPIKLPRNTEKRDEGRTFAPPRRLVLARALVELCRVIPVMATVALAVLTLAAFEVVAAQAGFGMALLVSGLVLFGAGVLACVVSSAAKWVLVGRFRAVEHPLWSSFVWRNELADTFVEVLAVPWLAGAVGGTPLMNLWLRSLGASVGKGVWCETYWLPEADLVSLGAGASVNRGCVVQTHLFHDRIMRMDVVTLAAGSTMGPHGIVLPGATVGAGATVGPGSLVMRGETVPADTRWLGNPIAAWQPEGSRRG from the coding sequence TTGACCGCAGTCGACGAGTCCTTGTTCGCCCCCACGACTATTCCTTTGGTGCCAGCCGTTTTCCGCGCTGGTGCGACCCCGGCTGAGCGGACTCTGCTCGACATCCTCAACACCACGGCCCGTCGGCACCCCACCGCCCCCGCGGTGGACGACGGCAGCACCACCCTGACCTACCGCGCCCTGCTCGCCGAGGTCGAGTCGGTGCGGCAACGCCTTGCCGCACACGGCATCGGCCGCGGCGACCGGGTCGGCGTGCGCATTCCTTCGGGTACGAACGAGTTGTACGTGGGCATCCTCGGCGTGCTCGCCGCGGGCGCGGCCTACGTGCCGGTGGACGCGGAGGATCCGGACGAACGGGCCGAACTGGTCTTCGGCGAGGCCGTGGTCTGCGCGGTGCTCGGCGCGAACGGCACGCTGACCCCGCACGCCACCCCCGGCGGCTCGGTGGGCGCGCCGACCCTGGACGACGACGCCTGGATCATCTTCACCTCCGGCTCCACCGGCAAGCCAAAGGGCGTCGCGGTCAGCCACCGCAGTGCGGCCGCCTTCGTCGACGCCGAGGCCGGGCTGTTCCTCACCGAGGAGCCGATCGGGCCCGGCGACCGGGTGCTGGCCGGGCTGTCGGTGGCCTTCGACGCCTCCTGCGAGGAGATGTGGCTGGCCTGGCGGCACGGGGCCTGCCTGGTCAGCGCGCCGCGCTCGCTGGTGCGCACCGGCATGGACCTGGGCCCGTGGCTGGTCCGCAACGAGATCACCGTGGTCTCCACCGTGCCCACGCTGGCCGCGCTGTGGCCAGCGGAATGCCTGGACGACGTGCGGCTGCTCATCTTCGGCGGCGAGGCATGCCCGCCGGAGTTGGCCGAGCGGGTCGCGGTCGAGGGCCGCGAGGTCTGGAACACCTACGGGCCGACCGAGGCCACCGTGGTCGCCTGCGCCGCCCCGCTGACCGGCACCCCGCCGGTGCGGATCGGCCTGCCGCTGGACGGCTGGGAGCTGGCCGTGGTGGACGCGGCCGGACAGGTCGTGGCGATGGGCGAGACCGGCGAGCTGGTGATCGGCGGGGTCGGCCTGGCCAGGTACCTGGACCCGGCCAAGGACGCGGAAAAGTACGCGCCGCTGCCCGCGCTCGGCTGGGACCGCGCCTACCGCAGTGGCGACCTGGTGCGCGCCGAGGCCGAGGGCCTGCTGTTCCTCGGCCGGGCCGACGAGCAGGTCAAGCTCGGCGGACGGCGGATCGAACTGGGCGAGGTGGACGCGGCCCTGCAGGCCCTGCCCGGCATCGCCGGTGCGGCCGCCGCGGTACGCAACACCAAGGGCGGCAACCAGATCCTGGTCGGCTACCTCGCACTCGCTTCGGCTGAGGAGCCCTTCGACAAAGCCGCGGCCTTGGAGCGCCTGCGTTCCGCGCTGCCCGCGGCGCTGGTGCCGCTGCTGGCCGTGGTCGACACGCTGCCCACCCGCACCTCCGGCAAGGTCGACCGCGACGCGCTGCCCTGGCCGCTGACCACCGACGAACTCCCCGGCGCCGCACCGCAGCTGGCAGGCACCCAGGCGTGGCTGGCCGAGCAGTGGACCGAGATCCTCGGCCTGCCGCCGGAGTCCGCCGACGCCGACTTCTTCGCCAGCGGCGGCGGCAGCCTGGCCGCCGCGCAACTCATCTCGCTGGTGCGGCGCAGTTACCCGGGCAGCTCGGTGAGCGACCTCTACCAGCACTCCACCCTGGCCCAGCTGGCCGCCCGGCTGGACGAGCTGGGTGCCGAGGAAGCCACCGTGCGGGTGGTCAAGTCGACCCCGCGCCGGGCCTCGCTGGTGCAGCTGCTGGTGCTGCTGCCGCTGCTGACCCTGGTCGGCCTGCGCTGGATCGTCGCGCTGGCCGCGCTGAACAACGTGCTCAACCTGTTCGGCTCCTACACCTGGGCGCCCACCATCTCCTGGTGGTGGGTTGGCGCCGGCGCGGCGCTGCTGTTCAGCCCGCCGGGACGGATCGCCATCGCCGCCGGTGGTGCGCGGATCCTGTTGCGCCGCCTGCGTCCTGGCAGCTACCCACGTGGTGGCAGCGTGCACCTGCGGCTGTGGGCCGCCGACCGGCTGGCCGTGCTCAGCGGCGCGGGCAAGCTCTCCGGCGGCTGGATCACCACCTACGCCAAGGCGCTGGGCGTGCGGATCGGCGCGGACGTGGACCTGCACGCCGCTCCCCCGGTGACCGGCATGCTCAAGCTGGGCAAGGGTTGTGCGGTGGAGCCCGAGGTCGACTTGGCCGGGCACTGGCTGGACGGCGACGTGGTGCACGTGGGCCGGATCCGGATCGGCGCAGGCGCGGTGATCGGCTCGCGCAGCACGGTCTTCCCCGGCGCGCGGATCGGCAAGCGGGCCGAGATCGCCGCCGGTTCGGTGGTGCGTGGCTCGGTGCCCGCGGGTCAGCACTGGGGCGGCGTGCCGGCCACCCGGTCCAGCAAGCCCAAGAGCAAGCGGCCCAACAAGACCGCCGCGCGCAGCCGCCGCTGGTCCTTCCTCTACGGCAGCACCTCGCTCGGCCTTGACCTGCTGCCGGTGCTGGCCGTGCTGCCCGCGATCGCGCTGCTGGGCTGGTTCGTGGCTGACGACACCACGCTGTCCGGGGCGATCGGCAGCGCGTTGCTGGCCGCGCCGCTGGCCGCGATCGCCTACCTGGCGACCACCGCGTTGTTCGTGCTGGTCGGGGTGCGGTTGTTCAGCCTGGGGCTGCACGCCGGATACCACCCGGTGCACGGCCGGATCGCCTGGCAGGCCTGGACCGTGGAGCGGTTGATGAACCACTCCAGGTCCGCGTTGTTCCCCTTCTACGCCAGCCTGTTCACCCCGGTCTGGCTGCGGATGCTGGGCATGAAGGTGGGCCGCCGTGTGGAGGCGTCCACCGTGCTCGCACTGCCCTCGCTGACCACGGTGGCCGATGGCGCGTTCCTGGCCGATGACACCATGGTCGGCTCCTACGAACTCGGCGGCGGCTGGCTGCGCATCGACGAGGTGCGCATCGGCAAACGCGCCTTCCTCGGCAACTCCGGGATGACCGCGCCTGGCCGTTCGGTGCCCAACCGCGGCCTGGTCGGCGTGCTCTCCGCGGCGCCGAAGCGGGCCAAGGCGGGCAGCTCCTACCTGGGCATGCCGCCGATCAAACTGCCGCGCAACACCGAGAAGCGCGATGAGGGCCGTACCTTCGCCCCGCCGCGCCGCCTGGTGCTGGCCCGCGCGCTGGTCGAGCTGTGCCGGGTGATCCCGGTGATGGCCACCGTCGCGCTGGCCGTGCTCACCCTGGCCGCCTTCGAGGTCGTCGCCGCGCAGGCGGGCTTCGGGATGGCGCTGCTGGTCAGCGGCCTGGTGCTGTTCGGGGCCGGGGTGCTGGCCTGTGTGGTCTCCAGTGCCGCGAAGTGGGTGCTGGTCGGGCGGTTCCGCGCGGTGGAGCACCCGCTGTGGAGTTCCTTCGTGTGGCGTAACGAGCTGGCCGACACCTTCGTCGAGGTGCTCGCGGTGCCCTGGCTGGCCGGTGCGGTCGGCGGCACCCCGCTGATGAACCTGTGGCTGCGCTCGCTGGGCGCCAGCGTGGGCAAGGGCGTCTGGTGCGAGACCTACTGGCTGCCCGAGGCCGACCTGGTCAGCCTGGGCGCCGGCGCCAGTGTGAACCGCGGCTGCGTGGTGCAGACACACCTGTTCCACGACCGGATCATGCGGATGGACGTGGTCACCCTGGCCGCCGGTTCGACCATGGGCCCGCACGGCATCGTGCTGCCCGGGGCCACCGTCGGCGCGGGCGCCACCGTCGGACCCGGCTCGCTGGTGATGCGCGGCGAGACCGTCCCGGCCGACACCCGCTGGCTGGGCAACCCGATCGCCGCCTGGCAGCCGGAAGGATCCCGCCGAGGGTGA